The following proteins are encoded in a genomic region of Corylus avellana chromosome ca4, CavTom2PMs-1.0:
- the LOC132179240 gene encoding peptidyl-prolyl cis-trans isomerase CYP23-like, with protein MRASNAWILSCLCMIFIAGGALAEDPQLGSVRVVFQTNYGDIEFGFFPTVAPQTVEHIFKLVRLGCFNTNHFFRVDKGFVAQVADVVGGRSAPMNEEQRKEAEKTVVGEFSQVKHVKGILSMGRFEDPNSASSSFSILLGDAPHLDGQYAIFGRLTKGDETLKKLEQVPTRREGIFVMPTERITILSSYYYDTELERCEKERSILKRRLSASAVEIERQRMKCFP; from the exons ATGCGGGCTTCCAACGCGTGGATCCTGAGCTGCCTCTGCATGATATTCATAGCAGGTGGTGCGCTGGCCGAAGATCCCCAGCTCGGTTCTGTTCGTGTTGTGTTccag ACAAACTATGGAGACATCGAATTTGGTTTCTTCCCGACCGTTGCACCCCAAACCGTTGAGcacattttcaaacttgttCGATTGGGATGCTTTAATACTAATCACTTCTTTCGG GTTGATAAGGGCTTTGTTGCCCAAGTGGCTGATGTTGTGGGTGGAAGATCAGCCCCTATGAATgaagaacaaagaaaagaagcagaaaagacCGTTGTTGGTGAATTTAGTCAGGTCAAACATGTAAAGGGTATTCTTTCCATGGGGAG GTTTGAGGATCCCAACAGTGCATCATCGTCGTTTTCAATACTTCTTGGAGATGCCCCTCATCTTGATGGCCAG TATGCGATTTTTGGTCGACTTACTAAAGGTGATGAGACATTGAAAAAGCTTGAGCAAGTCCCTACTCGCCGTGAGGGTATTTTTGTAATG CCAACTGAACGCATCACTATCCTGTCATCGTACTATTATG aTACCGAGTTGGAGAGATGTGAAAAGGAGAGATCAATTTTGAAAAGAAGACTTTCTGCATCGGCTGTTGAAATTGAAAGACAG AGAATGAAATGCTTCCCATGA